The following proteins are encoded in a genomic region of Synechococcus sp. CBW1002:
- the cbiD gene encoding cobalt-precorrin-5B (C(1))-methyltransferase CbiD: protein MLPSAAGFTATGFTATGFTAPRPADADAAGPAGTATGFTLPVWLAAAARAALVALREETFCPHQPLLLEEPDQVAVATAIPVESAALLADGWALGISRCDPGEEVLDLTRGLAVWALLRWWEPGSVASADPSATAPDPHWLRLEAGEGAGVEQVSGRLCLSAYAQGLLERTLRPLVPEGQGLRLKVVLPEGRRLAERTSNAAFGVVDGLALIGTQAQVQRSAAPDRLEQALAELAERLATPDCGGDLVLVIGENGLDLSARVGLPADRVIKAGNWLGPLLVAAAEGGAQRLLLFGYQGKLIKLAGGIFHTHHHLADGRAEVLTALAALEGLPGPQLEALHAAPTVEAALAELMAVDPGAAGRLRRRIAATVEQRSCAYLARYGHHSMAVGAVLFDRGRQIVAAGPVGAMHWARAGATPLAPERVGAHGGDT, encoded by the coding sequence ATGCTCCCCTCGGCCGCCGGCTTCACCGCTACTGGCTTCACAGCTACTGGCTTCACAGCTCCTAGACCAGCTGACGCCGATGCAGCCGGCCCTGCAGGCACCGCCACGGGTTTCACGCTGCCGGTGTGGCTTGCTGCCGCCGCCAGGGCAGCTCTGGTGGCCCTGAGGGAGGAGACGTTCTGCCCTCATCAGCCGCTTCTGCTCGAGGAACCCGATCAGGTCGCCGTGGCCACGGCGATTCCCGTGGAGTCGGCAGCCCTGCTGGCCGATGGCTGGGCCCTGGGCATCAGCCGCTGCGACCCCGGCGAGGAGGTGCTGGATCTCACCCGTGGTCTGGCCGTCTGGGCCCTGCTGCGCTGGTGGGAGCCAGGGTCTGTCGCCTCTGCTGATCCGAGCGCAACGGCCCCCGACCCCCACTGGTTGCGGCTGGAGGCGGGTGAGGGGGCCGGGGTGGAACAGGTCAGTGGCCGCCTCTGTCTGTCGGCCTATGCCCAGGGCCTGCTCGAGCGCACCCTGCGGCCCCTGGTGCCCGAGGGGCAGGGGCTGCGGCTGAAGGTGGTGCTGCCGGAGGGCCGGCGCCTGGCCGAGCGCACCAGCAACGCCGCCTTCGGGGTGGTGGACGGCCTCGCCCTGATCGGCACCCAGGCCCAGGTGCAGCGCAGTGCCGCCCCCGATCGGCTCGAGCAGGCCCTGGCCGAACTGGCGGAGCGCCTGGCGACGCCCGACTGCGGCGGCGATCTCGTGCTGGTGATCGGCGAGAACGGACTGGATCTGTCTGCCCGGGTGGGTCTGCCCGCGGACCGGGTGATCAAGGCCGGCAACTGGCTCGGCCCCCTGCTGGTGGCCGCGGCGGAGGGGGGTGCGCAGCGGCTGCTGCTGTTCGGCTACCAGGGCAAGCTGATCAAACTGGCCGGCGGCATCTTCCACACCCACCACCACCTGGCCGATGGACGCGCCGAGGTGCTCACGGCCCTGGCGGCCCTGGAGGGGCTGCCAGGGCCTCAGTTGGAGGCACTCCACGCCGCGCCCACCGTGGAGGCGGCCCTGGCCGAGCTGATGGCGGTGGATCCAGGCGCGGCCGGCCGGCTGCGGCGGCGGATCGCCGCCACGGTGGAGCAGCGCAGCTGCGCCTACCTGGCCCGCTACGGCCACCACTCCATGGCCGTGGGGGCCGTGCTGTTCGATCGGGGGCGGCAGATCGTGGCGGCGGGGCCAGTGGGTGCGATGCACTGGGCGCGGGCTGGAGCAACGCCGTTGGCGCCGGAACGGGTGGGTGCCCACGGCGGCGACACCTAG
- a CDS encoding thiazole synthase yields the protein MTGTGKYPSLAVMQASLEASACDIVTVAVRRVQSVAAGHEGLMQAIDWQRLWMLPNTAGCATADEAVRVARLGRELAKLAGQEDNNFVKLEVIPDPKHLLPDPIGTLEAAEQLVREGFTVLPYINADPLLARRLEEAGCATVMPLGSPIGSGQGIRNAANIALIIENSGVPVVVDAGIGVPSEAAQAMEMGADALLVNSAIALAGNPAAMARAMAMACEAGRVAHAAGRLPVRPDARASSPLQGRVGS from the coding sequence ATGACCGGCACCGGCAAATATCCCAGCCTGGCGGTGATGCAGGCCAGCCTCGAAGCCAGCGCCTGCGACATCGTGACCGTCGCCGTGCGCCGGGTGCAGAGCGTGGCTGCCGGCCATGAGGGGCTGATGCAGGCGATCGACTGGCAACGCCTCTGGATGCTGCCCAACACCGCCGGCTGCGCCACCGCAGACGAGGCGGTGCGGGTGGCCCGTCTGGGCCGCGAACTGGCCAAGCTGGCCGGCCAGGAAGACAACAATTTCGTGAAGCTGGAGGTGATTCCAGACCCGAAACATCTGCTGCCAGACCCGATCGGCACCCTGGAGGCCGCCGAGCAGCTGGTCAGAGAGGGCTTCACCGTGCTCCCCTACATCAATGCCGATCCTCTGCTGGCCAGGCGGCTGGAGGAGGCCGGTTGCGCCACGGTGATGCCACTCGGGTCACCGATCGGTTCCGGCCAGGGCATTCGCAACGCTGCCAACATCGCCCTGATCATCGAGAACTCCGGCGTTCCGGTGGTGGTGGATGCCGGCATCGGAGTTCCCAGCGAAGCCGCCCAGGCCATGGAGATGGGGGCGGATGCCCTGCTGGTCAACAGTGCCATCGCCCTGGCAGGGAATCCAGCGGCGATGGCGAGGGCCATGGCCATGGCCTGTGAGGCTGGCCGGGTTGCCCATGCCGCCGGCCGGCTGCCGGTGCGGCCGGACGCAAGGGCCAGCTCACCACTGCAGGGCCGGGTGGGCAGCTGA
- a CDS encoding IS5 family transposase: protein MRGQRERSGSLFSYVSIEDRIPAGHPLRRIRKLADQALDRLNPTFCDLYAAEGRPSVPPEQLLLASLLQAFYGIRSERLLLEQLHYNLLFRWFVGLSPDDPIWHPTTFTKNRERLLNEQVMGKFLEKLMGAPEVKPLLSDEHFSVDGTLLQAWASHASLERIDGQDDPPPPPSGPGEGFGAPKPGKKRAKGDFRGIKLSNKTHRSGSDPDALLARKSNAHPAQPSYRGHVLMDNRHALIVDCKVTQATGTGERDAAKAMAADRPGAHQKTIGADKHYDTRGFVAEMRRIGVTPHVVQNTARSGGSAIDGRTTRHVGYAKSIHARRGIEKVFGWIKQWGGLRQFKLRGTEKVSAVFGLNVIAYNLIRLGNLLKPAMAAA, encoded by the coding sequence ATGCGAGGTCAACGGGAGCGCAGCGGCTCCCTGTTCTCCTACGTGTCGATTGAGGATCGGATCCCGGCCGGCCATCCGCTGCGGCGGATCCGCAAGCTGGCCGATCAGGCCCTCGATCGCCTCAATCCCACCTTCTGTGATCTGTACGCCGCAGAAGGCCGGCCATCAGTGCCGCCGGAGCAACTGCTGCTGGCCTCGTTGCTGCAGGCGTTCTACGGCATCCGCTCGGAGCGGTTGCTGCTCGAGCAGCTCCACTACAACCTGCTGTTCCGCTGGTTTGTGGGGCTGAGCCCAGATGATCCGATCTGGCATCCCACCACATTCACAAAAAACCGGGAGCGGCTGCTGAACGAGCAGGTGATGGGGAAGTTCCTGGAGAAGCTGATGGGTGCTCCGGAGGTCAAGCCGCTGCTCAGTGACGAGCACTTCTCCGTCGATGGCACCTTGCTGCAGGCCTGGGCCTCCCATGCCTCACTGGAGCGGATCGATGGGCAGGACGATCCGCCGCCACCGCCGTCAGGCCCTGGCGAGGGTTTTGGCGCTCCAAAGCCCGGCAAGAAGCGAGCGAAAGGGGATTTCCGAGGCATCAAGCTCAGCAACAAGACCCACCGCTCCGGCAGTGATCCCGACGCCTTGCTGGCCCGGAAATCCAACGCCCACCCGGCTCAACCGAGCTACCGGGGTCATGTGCTCATGGACAACCGCCATGCCCTGATCGTCGATTGCAAGGTCACGCAAGCCACGGGCACCGGGGAGCGGGATGCCGCCAAAGCCATGGCCGCGGATCGTCCCGGTGCCCACCAGAAAACCATCGGTGCCGACAAGCACTACGACACCAGGGGCTTTGTCGCCGAGATGCGCCGCATCGGCGTGACGCCGCACGTGGTGCAGAACACCGCCCGATCTGGTGGTTCCGCCATCGATGGCCGCACCACCCGCCACGTGGGCTACGCCAAGTCGATCCATGCCCGCCGCGGCATCGAGAAGGTGTTTGGCTGGATCAAACAGTGGGGAGGTCTGCGCCAGTTCAAGCTGCGCGGCACCGAGAAGGTGAGTGCGGTGTTCGGCCTGAATGTGATCGCCTACAACCTGATCCGCCTGGGCAACCTGCTCAAACCGGCGATGGCGGCGGCGTGA
- the mrdA gene encoding penicillin-binding protein 2, with protein sequence MAMGPASVRHSGMGQQPLWLLLLVLACCSAMGARLAWLQLLHGPEFREMADENRIRLMPRSPMRGRLLDRHGRVLATNRLTYNLYIQPREVDDDRWPALRDQLVQVMGVGAAELDENRRSGANPEGYRIELAGPLTPQQVLRFREQADRLRGAEVDVDVLRSYPNGSLAAHVLGYTSGITGEEYDRLRSEGYRIRDRIGRSGVEKVYESHLRGEWGGQQLEVNAAGQVQRVLGDKPAKAGKDLRLTLDLDLQRAAERALDGVRKGAIVAMDPQTGAIRALASRPTFDPNVFSDGPTTAQWNALNRPEAPLLNRAFQGFPPASTFKTVTTIAGIESGKYTAASKVPTMNSFCYYGQCYADHGAFGAIGFPFALAVSSNSFYYQVGLKVGPDELFKAARRMGFGSLSGVELIEEDTPGLLGDQAWKKEVLGEPWTPVDTITSAIGQGAVTVTPIQMARLYAAVANGGWLVTPHLVERSTPRTWIGLRPDTLRVLRQGLRDVVTSGTATLLNDPSLPPVAGKTGTGEDPPRPDHAWFGGYAPADKPTLVIIAFGQNSGGYGGTVAAPMVKALMTTWFKGSAPQPTGRKS encoded by the coding sequence ATGGCGATGGGTCCGGCTTCAGTACGCCATTCCGGCATGGGCCAGCAGCCCCTCTGGCTGCTGCTGCTCGTGCTGGCCTGCTGCAGCGCCATGGGGGCCCGGCTGGCGTGGCTGCAGCTGCTCCACGGCCCCGAATTCCGCGAGATGGCTGATGAAAACCGCATCCGCCTGATGCCCCGCAGCCCGATGCGGGGTCGGTTGCTGGATCGCCATGGCCGCGTCCTGGCCACCAACCGCCTCACCTACAACCTCTACATCCAGCCACGGGAGGTGGACGATGACCGGTGGCCGGCGCTGCGCGATCAGCTGGTGCAGGTGATGGGTGTTGGCGCCGCTGAGCTCGATGAGAATCGGCGCAGTGGCGCCAACCCGGAGGGCTACCGCATCGAGCTGGCCGGTCCGCTCACCCCCCAGCAGGTGCTGCGCTTCCGCGAACAGGCTGACCGGCTGCGCGGCGCCGAGGTGGACGTTGACGTGCTGCGCAGTTATCCCAATGGCAGCCTGGCCGCCCATGTGCTGGGTTACACCAGCGGCATCACCGGCGAGGAATACGACCGGCTGCGCAGCGAGGGATACCGCATCCGCGACCGCATCGGCCGCAGCGGTGTCGAGAAGGTGTATGAGTCGCACCTTCGCGGCGAATGGGGTGGCCAGCAGCTGGAGGTGAACGCCGCCGGTCAGGTGCAGCGCGTGCTCGGAGACAAGCCCGCCAAGGCAGGCAAGGACTTGCGCCTCACCCTGGATCTCGACCTCCAACGCGCCGCCGAACGGGCCCTGGACGGCGTGCGCAAGGGGGCGATCGTGGCGATGGATCCTCAGACCGGCGCCATCCGTGCCCTGGCCAGCCGGCCCACCTTTGATCCCAACGTGTTTTCGGATGGGCCCACCACGGCCCAGTGGAATGCGCTCAACCGTCCGGAGGCGCCACTGCTGAACCGGGCCTTCCAGGGATTTCCCCCGGCCAGCACCTTCAAGACCGTCACCACGATCGCCGGGATCGAATCGGGTAAGTACACCGCGGCCTCCAAGGTGCCCACGATGAACTCGTTCTGCTACTACGGGCAGTGTTACGCCGACCATGGCGCCTTCGGGGCGATCGGGTTTCCCTTTGCCCTGGCAGTGAGCAGTAACAGTTTTTACTACCAGGTGGGCCTCAAGGTGGGACCCGATGAGCTGTTCAAGGCGGCCCGCCGCATGGGCTTCGGCAGTCTCAGCGGCGTGGAATTGATCGAAGAAGATACCCCGGGCCTGCTGGGGGACCAGGCCTGGAAGAAGGAGGTGCTGGGCGAACCCTGGACCCCCGTGGACACGATCACCTCCGCGATTGGCCAGGGGGCGGTGACGGTGACGCCGATCCAGATGGCACGGCTCTATGCGGCGGTGGCCAATGGCGGCTGGCTGGTGACGCCCCACCTGGTGGAGCGCTCCACACCACGCACCTGGATCGGCCTGCGGCCCGACACCCTGCGGGTGCTGCGGCAGGGGCTGCGCGATGTGGTGACCAGTGGCACCGCCACGCTCCTCAATGACCCTTCCCTGCCTCCGGTGGCCGGGAAGACCGGCACCGGTGAAGATCCCCCCCGTCCTGACCATGCCTGGTTCGGTGGCTATGCCCCCGCCGACAAGCCCACCTTGGTGATCATTGCCTTTGGACAGAACAGCGGTGGTTATGGCGGAACTGTGGCGGCTCCGATGGTGAAGGCGCTGATGACCACCTGGTTCAAGGGTTCGGCTCCCCAGCCAACCGGCCGCAAGAGCTGA
- a CDS encoding tetratricopeptide repeat protein produces MDLLLPQAYLLGLVVLLGGAAVVVTRQILRVRRDESTLARLEGAGVEQDAANLYELGSVQLRKRLYGQAVDTLKRALKQVDGEQSPGEARALIANAIGFGLAAQGQYKSAIRHYESALRAKPDYPVALNNVAFALEKQQKLEEACEAYKQALTLDPSNKTALRRLKRLERSQSALKTSVPNPET; encoded by the coding sequence ATGGATCTTCTTCTGCCTCAGGCTTACCTGCTCGGTCTGGTGGTGCTGCTCGGAGGTGCCGCTGTCGTGGTGACCCGCCAGATCCTGCGGGTCCGGCGGGATGAGTCAACCCTGGCCCGGCTTGAGGGTGCGGGAGTCGAACAGGATGCTGCCAATCTGTACGAGCTTGGCTCCGTGCAGCTGCGCAAACGGCTCTATGGCCAGGCGGTTGACACCCTGAAGCGGGCCCTCAAACAGGTGGATGGCGAACAATCCCCTGGTGAGGCCAGGGCTCTGATTGCCAACGCGATCGGCTTCGGCCTGGCTGCTCAGGGACAGTACAAATCCGCGATTCGTCATTACGAATCTGCTCTGCGTGCCAAGCCGGATTATCCGGTGGCACTCAACAATGTCGCTTTCGCCCTCGAGAAGCAGCAGAAACTCGAGGAAGCCTGCGAGGCCTACAAGCAGGCCCTCACTCTCGATCCCTCCAACAAGACGGCCCTGCGCCGGTTGAAGCGACTGGAGCGCAGTCAATCAGCTCTCAAGACCAGCGTTCCCAATCCAGAAACCTGA
- the psb34 gene encoding photosystem II assembly protein Psb34 — protein MQVTEEDGGRLNAFAKEPRMEVMEAGEGTSRSSMALIVGGSVLVLLLVAVAVGIS, from the coding sequence ATGCAGGTCACGGAAGAAGACGGTGGGCGACTCAACGCCTTCGCCAAGGAGCCGCGGATGGAGGTGATGGAAGCGGGGGAGGGCACCAGCCGCAGCTCCATGGCCCTGATCGTGGGTGGCAGCGTTCTGGTGCTGTTGCTGGTCGCAGTCGCGGTGGGCATCAGCTGA
- the rplT gene encoding 50S ribosomal protein L20: MARVKRGNVARKRRNKILRLARGFRGGNGSLFRTANQRVMKALCNAYRDRRRRKRDFRRLWIARINAAARINGLSYSRLMGGLKKADVRLNRKMLAQLAVVDPSSFSSVASAVKA; this comes from the coding sequence ATGGCCCGCGTCAAGAGGGGCAACGTAGCCCGCAAACGTCGCAATAAGATTCTTCGCCTGGCCCGGGGTTTCCGCGGCGGTAACGGCTCGTTGTTCCGCACCGCCAACCAGCGGGTGATGAAGGCTCTCTGTAACGCCTATCGGGATCGCCGTCGCCGCAAGCGCGATTTCCGTCGTCTCTGGATCGCCCGCATCAACGCCGCCGCCCGCATCAACGGCCTCAGCTACAGCCGCTTGATGGGTGGTCTCAAGAAGGCAGACGTGCGTCTCAACCGCAAGATGCTGGCCCAGCTTGCTGTGGTCGATCCCAGCAGCTTCTCCAGCGTCGCCAGCGCCGTCAAGGCCTGA
- the rpmI gene encoding 50S ribosomal protein L35, translating to MPKLKTRKAAAKRFKVTGSGKFMRRRAFHNHLLDHKSPKRKRYLGTMAVVDERDAENVARMMPYA from the coding sequence ATGCCGAAGCTCAAGACCCGCAAAGCTGCCGCCAAGCGGTTCAAGGTCACCGGCAGCGGCAAATTCATGCGCCGGCGCGCCTTCCACAACCACCTGCTCGATCACAAGAGCCCGAAGCGGAAGCGCTATCTCGGCACGATGGCCGTGGTGGATGAGCGCGACGCCGAAAACGTGGCCCGCATGATGCCTTACGCCTGA
- a CDS encoding glycosyltransferase family 1 protein: MKIAFFTETFLPKVDGIVTRLTKTVEHLVAAGDQVVIFCPEGAPESYRGAQVVGVPAMPLPLYPELKLALPRPAVSEALESFAPDLVHVVNPAVLGLGGIWLAKTRDIPLVASYHTHLPKYLEHYGMGMLEPLLWELLKAAHNQARLNLCTSSAMVEELSEKGIQSTALWQRGVDTDLFRPELRSPAMRLRLLDGRSDTGQLLLYIGRLSAEKQIERIKPVLEALPDARLALVGDGPYRSQLERIFAGTPTSFVGYLAGEELASAYASGDAFLFPSSTETLGLVLLEAMAAGCPVVGANRGGIPDIVTDGENGCLYEPEGADGGAASLTAAVQRLLGDASRLEQLRRNARQEAERWGWAGATAQLRAYYRQVLGHPQLQLVV, translated from the coding sequence TTGAAGATCGCCTTCTTCACCGAAACCTTCCTGCCCAAGGTGGACGGGATTGTCACCCGCCTCACCAAGACCGTCGAGCACCTGGTCGCGGCCGGCGACCAGGTGGTGATCTTCTGTCCGGAGGGAGCACCGGAGTCCTACAGGGGAGCCCAGGTGGTGGGGGTGCCGGCGATGCCGTTGCCGCTTTACCCGGAGCTGAAGCTGGCCCTGCCGCGGCCAGCCGTGTCGGAGGCCCTGGAGAGCTTTGCGCCCGATCTGGTGCATGTGGTGAACCCAGCCGTGCTGGGGCTGGGCGGCATCTGGCTCGCCAAGACCCGGGATATCCCCCTGGTGGCGAGCTACCACACCCATCTGCCCAAATACCTCGAGCACTACGGCATGGGCATGCTCGAGCCCTTGCTGTGGGAGCTGCTCAAGGCGGCCCACAACCAGGCCCGGCTCAATCTCTGCACCTCCTCGGCCATGGTGGAGGAACTGAGCGAGAAGGGGATCCAGTCCACCGCCCTGTGGCAGCGGGGTGTGGATACGGACCTGTTCCGTCCCGAGCTGCGCAGCCCGGCGATGCGGCTCCGGCTGCTGGATGGCCGAAGCGATACCGGCCAGCTTCTGCTCTACATCGGCCGCCTCTCGGCCGAGAAACAGATCGAGCGCATCAAGCCGGTGCTGGAGGCTCTGCCCGACGCACGCCTGGCGCTGGTGGGGGATGGCCCCTACCGCAGCCAGCTGGAGCGGATCTTTGCCGGCACCCCCACCAGTTTCGTCGGCTACCTGGCTGGGGAAGAGCTGGCCTCTGCCTATGCCAGCGGCGATGCCTTCCTGTTCCCCTCGAGCACCGAAACCCTGGGACTGGTGCTGCTTGAGGCCATGGCCGCCGGCTGTCCGGTGGTGGGCGCCAACCGCGGCGGCATTCCCGACATCGTGACCGACGGTGAGAATGGCTGCCTCTATGAACCGGAGGGCGCCGACGGGGGAGCCGCCAGCCTCACCGCCGCGGTGCAACGCCTTCTCGGCGATGCCAGCCGACTGGAACAGCTGCGCCGCAACGCTCGCCAGGAGGCGGAGCGCTGGGGATGGGCCGGTGCCACTGCCCAGCTGCGGGCGTACTACCGCCAGGTGCTCGGACATCCGCAGCTGCAGCTGGTGGTCTGA
- the guaA gene encoding glutamine-hydrolyzing GMP synthase has protein sequence MSESSQSSRYPAIVILDFGSQYSELIARRIRETEVFSLVLGYATSAEELRAMAPKGIILSGGPSSVYEEGAPVCDPAIWDLGIPVLGVCYGMQLMVQQLGGAVVAAGRAEYGKAPLQVDDPTDLLTNVDQGSTMWMSHGDSVERLPAGFVRLAHTDNTPEAAIANHQRHLYGVQFHPEVVHSTCGMAMIRNFVYHICGCEPDWTTAAFIDEAIADVRAQVGDKRVLLALSGGVDSSTLAFLLHRAIGDQLTCMFIDQGFMRKGEPEFLVEFFDRQFHINVEYINARKRFINKLAGITDPEQKRKIIGAEFIRVFEEESKRLGPFDYLAQGTLYPDVIESAGTNVDPKTGERVAVKIKSHHNVGGLPKDLQFKLVEPLRRLFKDEVRKVGRSLGLPEEIVRRHPFPGPGLAIRILGEVTAEKLNILRDADLVVREEVSNAGLYHDIWQAFAVLLPVRSVGVMGDKRTYAFPVVVRCVSSEDGMTADWSRLPYDLLETISNRIVNEVKGVNRVVLDITSKPPGTIEWE, from the coding sequence ATGTCCGAGTCCTCCCAGTCGTCCCGCTATCCGGCGATCGTGATCCTCGATTTCGGCTCCCAGTATTCGGAGCTGATCGCCCGCCGGATCCGGGAGACGGAGGTGTTCTCCCTCGTGCTGGGCTATGCCACCAGCGCCGAGGAGCTGCGCGCCATGGCTCCGAAGGGCATCATCCTCAGCGGTGGCCCCAGTTCGGTCTACGAAGAGGGGGCGCCGGTGTGCGACCCCGCCATCTGGGATCTCGGCATTCCGGTGCTGGGCGTCTGCTACGGCATGCAGTTGATGGTGCAGCAGCTCGGTGGCGCCGTCGTGGCGGCTGGCCGGGCCGAATACGGCAAGGCGCCGCTGCAGGTGGACGATCCCACCGACCTGCTCACCAACGTGGACCAGGGCTCCACCATGTGGATGAGCCATGGCGATTCGGTGGAGCGCCTCCCCGCAGGCTTCGTGCGCCTGGCCCATACCGACAACACGCCGGAAGCGGCGATCGCCAATCACCAACGGCACCTGTACGGCGTGCAGTTCCATCCCGAGGTGGTGCATTCCACCTGCGGCATGGCGATGATCCGCAACTTCGTGTATCACATCTGCGGCTGCGAGCCCGACTGGACCACCGCCGCCTTCATCGACGAAGCCATCGCCGATGTCCGCGCCCAGGTGGGCGACAAGCGGGTGCTGCTGGCCCTCTCGGGCGGGGTTGATTCCTCCACCCTGGCGTTTCTGCTGCACCGGGCGATCGGTGATCAGCTCACCTGCATGTTCATCGACCAGGGCTTCATGCGCAAGGGCGAGCCTGAGTTCCTGGTGGAGTTCTTCGATCGGCAGTTCCACATCAATGTCGAATACATCAATGCCCGCAAACGCTTCATCAACAAGCTGGCCGGCATCACCGATCCGGAGCAGAAACGCAAGATCATCGGTGCTGAATTCATCCGGGTCTTCGAAGAGGAAAGCAAGCGCCTCGGCCCCTTTGACTACCTCGCCCAGGGCACTCTTTACCCCGATGTGATCGAAAGTGCCGGCACTAACGTCGACCCCAAGACCGGCGAACGGGTCGCCGTGAAGATCAAGAGCCACCACAACGTCGGTGGCCTGCCCAAGGATCTGCAGTTCAAGCTGGTGGAGCCCCTGCGTCGGCTGTTCAAGGATGAGGTGCGCAAGGTGGGTCGCAGCCTCGGCCTGCCTGAAGAGATCGTGCGCCGTCACCCCTTCCCTGGACCGGGCCTGGCGATCCGCATCCTCGGCGAGGTGACCGCCGAGAAGCTGAACATCCTCCGCGATGCGGATCTCGTCGTGCGGGAGGAAGTCAGTAACGCCGGCCTCTACCACGACATCTGGCAGGCGTTCGCGGTGCTGTTGCCGGTGCGCAGTGTCGGCGTGATGGGCGATAAGCGCACCTATGCCTTCCCGGTGGTCGTGCGCTGCGTCTCCTCGGAAGATGGCATGACCGCCGACTGGTCGCGCCTGCCCTACGACCTGCTCGAAACCATCTCCAACCGCATCGTCAACGAAGTCAAGGGAGTCAACCGGGTGGTGCTCGACATCACCAGCAAGCCCCCCGGCACGATCGAATGGGAATAG
- a CDS encoding NAD-dependent epimerase/dehydratase family protein, protein MKVFVLGGDGFCGWPCAVNLADAGHDVVIIDNLSRRKIDIDLEVESLTPIATIGDRLKAWQQVGGKAMRFVHLDIAHEYTRLLDLLRDERPAAVVHFAEQRAAPYSMKSSATKRYTVDNNVNGTHNLLAAIVESGLDIHIVHLGTMGVYGYGSHRGATIPEGYLTVEVPQPDGSRFTEKILHPASPGSVYHMTKTLDQLLFLYYNKNDQIRITDLHQGIVWGTNTTLTEKDPRLTNRFDYDGDYGTVLNRFLMQAAIGYPLTVHGTGGQTRAFIHIRDSVRCVQLALENPPEVGEKVKIFNQMTESHQVGELARKVSALTGAEINYLPNPRNEAVENDLIVDNRCFIELGLKPTTLDDGLLAEVVDVARRWADRCDRSRIPCVSAWTHKQAEAIHSVPVA, encoded by the coding sequence GTGAAGGTTTTCGTTCTCGGTGGCGACGGCTTCTGCGGTTGGCCCTGTGCGGTGAACCTGGCGGACGCCGGCCACGATGTGGTGATCATCGACAACCTCAGCCGCCGCAAGATCGACATCGATCTCGAGGTGGAGTCGCTGACGCCGATCGCGACGATCGGCGACCGCCTCAAGGCCTGGCAGCAGGTGGGCGGCAAGGCGATGCGGTTCGTCCACCTCGATATCGCCCACGAGTACACCCGGCTTCTGGATCTGCTGCGTGACGAGCGGCCGGCGGCGGTGGTGCACTTCGCCGAGCAGCGCGCCGCTCCTTATTCGATGAAGAGCAGCGCTACCAAGCGCTACACGGTCGACAACAACGTCAACGGCACCCACAACCTGCTGGCCGCCATCGTTGAGAGCGGCCTCGACATCCACATCGTGCACCTGGGCACGATGGGCGTGTACGGCTATGGATCCCACCGCGGTGCCACCATCCCCGAGGGTTACCTCACGGTGGAGGTGCCCCAGCCCGATGGCAGCCGCTTCACCGAGAAGATCCTGCACCCTGCCAGCCCTGGCAGTGTGTACCACATGACCAAGACGCTGGATCAGCTGCTCTTTCTCTACTACAACAAAAACGATCAGATCCGCATCACCGATCTGCACCAGGGCATCGTCTGGGGAACCAATACGACCCTCACGGAAAAGGATCCGCGCCTCACCAACCGCTTCGATTACGACGGCGACTACGGCACGGTGCTGAACCGTTTCCTGATGCAGGCAGCGATCGGCTACCCCCTCACCGTGCACGGCACCGGCGGCCAGACCCGCGCCTTCATCCACATCCGCGACTCGGTGCGCTGCGTGCAGCTGGCCCTGGAGAACCCCCCTGAGGTGGGCGAGAAGGTGAAGATCTTCAACCAGATGACCGAGAGCCACCAGGTGGGCGAGCTGGCTCGCAAAGTGTCAGCGCTCACCGGGGCGGAGATCAACTACCTGCCCAATCCCCGCAATGAGGCGGTGGAGAACGACCTGATCGTCGACAACCGCTGCTTCATCGAACTGGGCCTCAAGCCCACCACCCTCGACGACGGCCTGCTGGCGGAAGTGGTGGATGTGGCGCGCCGCTGGGCGGATCGCTGCGATCGCAGCCGCATTCCCTGCGTGTCCGCCTGGACCCACAAGCAGGCTGAGGCCATCCACAGCGTGCCGGTTGCCTGA